In the genome of Devosia rhizoryzae, the window GCGCATTGCTGCCGGCGACCTGGCTGGCCTCCATCGCTCCGACACGCTGAACATCGGCGGTACCGCTATCGACTTCAGCGATTTTTCGGCAGATGCTGCAGGGCTCGAAGCTGCGGTCGAAGACAAGTTCAGCGGCTCCACCGCGACCTATAATGCGGCAACCGGGCAGTTGGACATTGTCTATGCCGTAGGGGTTCGCACTGCGGATGCCGCCGCTACCGGTACCGGCACGACGGTCAATGCCAATGGCGACGTCAACACCGCGCTGGCGTCGATGCAGATCGAACTGCGGGCCCTGACCGGCAACAATGACCTCACGGTCAAGCTGCGGAACGGCAAGATGGAAGTCTTCACCGGCGCCGCAAGCAGCGCAACCTTCTCGCTGGCCAGCACGCGAGCAGCAGGCACGGCGGCGGGCCAGATCTTCGGGCTTCCGAACGGCTCTTATTCCACAGCCGCGATCAACGGCGCCAATGTGGCTGATACGCCTGCCGATCTTCTGGTGCAGAACGGGCAGACCATGACCGTCAGCGTCGGCGGCACCACGCGCAACTACCGCTTCGATACCGATGGCAGCGTGACGCCCGGTACGAACGAAGTCGAGATCAATGCCGGCGGCACGGTAGCGCAGATGCTTGCTGCCATCGAAGCCGATCTCCAGGCCAATGGCGGCGTGGGTGCCTCTGGCGCCCGGGTGCGTCTCGAAGGCGGTTCGGTCAAGATCGACTTCGGCGACAACCACTATTATCCCGCTACCATCAGCGGCACCGCCGCATCGGCCATGGGCATCAACGGCACGTTTGGCGCTGCTACCGGCAAGGTCGGCAACATCACCGCTGCCGACGCAGACAAGTTCGTTGCCCAGTCCATTTCGGGCGGCGCTATCACCGTTTATGCCGCCAATGGCGCGCCGGTGAACGTGCAGATGCGCTGGGCCAAGGTCGACAGTGCGGCGACCGGCGGCGCCGATACCTGGAACCTGTTCTACCTTTCCGACAGCACGGCCACCGGCGCGGCGACCGCCTGGACCAATACGGGAATGAACTACCAGTTCGACTCCAACGGATCGATGGTGGGCACCGGGACGGGCAGCAATGTCATCAACAACCTCACGGTCAACGGCGTCCATATCGGCGAGGTCGAGCTCAAGCACGACACCAATGGCGTGTCGCAGTTCGCCGACGTCAACGGCACGGTGACGGTCTCGACACTCAACCAGAACGGCTATGGCGCCGGCGAATTTTTGTCGGTGGCGATCACCGATAGCGGACGCGTGGTGGCGACCTACTCGAATGGCGAGCGCATCGAAATGGCGCAGGTGACGACGGCGCAGTTCAACGGCGTCAATTCTCTGAAGCGCCTCGATGGCGGCGTCTACCAGACGACTTCGGAGTCGGGTGAGCCGATCTTCGATCTTTCCGGGTCGGGTATTATCGGTGGCGCGCTTGAAGCCTCCAACACCGACATTTCGGACGAGTTCACCAAGCTCATCATCACCCAGCAGGCCTATTCGGCCGGTACCCGCATCGTCTCGACCGCCGACGAGATGCTGCAGGAAGCACTGAACATGGTTCGCTAAGCGCATCAGGTCAGCGGCCCGGGAGATGTTCCGGGCCGTTCAAGGCGAAGAGGGCCGCTGAATGGGTCTGGTTACATCATTATCCAACGCTGTATCGGGATTGCGGGTCAACCAGGACTCGATCTCGATCCTGTCGCGCAACGTCGCCAATTCGGGCACGCCGGGCTATCACCGGCAGTCTCTCAATGTCATCGACTACAACTCGACCAACAGCACCTATGCGCGCTCGGCCGGCGTCGATCGCGCGTTCAGCCAGAGCCTTCAGACCTATTATAACCGGCAGGTTTCGGACACGGCATCGGCGGGCGTCACCGCGACCTATCTCAACAAGCTGCAGGGTGTTTTAGGGAAGCCGGGATCGGCCGGCTCGCTGGACAGCATGTTCGGCAGCTTCAAGAATTCGCTGCAGGCGCTGGCGACCAGCCCCGACGATTATTCGGCTCGCGCCACAGTGGTTGCCTCGGCGCAATCGATGGCGCAGCGGCTCAACGAACTTTCCGGCGTGATCCAGGGATTGCGGCAGGAAACCGAAACCCGCATTGCTAACAACGTCACCGATGCCAATGCCATGCTGGTGTCACTCGACGAGGTGAACAAGCGCATGCTCGATCTGGGCATGACGGACACGGCGCGCGCCAGCCTCCTCGACCAGCGCGATCGGCTTGTCGCATCCGTGGCCGAAGTGATCGACGTGCAGGCCAATTACCGGGCCGATGGCACCGTTGCCTTGCTGACGCGATCGGGGGTGGGCCTGCTCGATAGCGGCGTCTCGACGTTCAAGTTCACCACCGCCGGTTCGCTTTCGGCGACGTCGCAGGCCAGCCTGTCGACAGGCGAGAGCAAGGTCGGGACGCTGACGCTAACAACGCCTTCGGGGCTTTCCATCGATCTCGTGCAGCAGGGCGTGTTGCAGGGCGGCGAGTTGGCCGGGCTGGTCACCTTGCGCGACAAGACACTGGTCGAGGCGCAGAACCAGCTCGACGAGATTGCCGCCGGCATGGCCACGGCTTTTTCCACCATCACGACGCCGGGCAGCGCGGTGACGAACGGGGCGGGCGCCAAGGGTCTTGTTGCCGATGTCAGCAGCCTGCAGCCCGGCAACGACATGCTGCTGAACTATTCCGTCAACGGCGTCGAGCAGCGCGTGCGGGTCGTCAACAGCACCAATGGCCAGGATTATGTCGACGCCAGTGGCCAGCGGGTGATCTCGGTCGATCTCAGCGACGCATCGGCGGCAGCGGCCGTGTTGCAGAGCAAGCTGCCGAATCTTGCGGTGAGCAGCCCATCGGCCGGCAAGATCGAGGTGCTCGCCGGTGGCGGCGGTACGATCGAGGTGACCAAGCTTACGACCCGCAGCACGGCGACCGCCACGCAGGCCGGCGCACTGGCACTGCCGATGTTTTTGGATGGTGGTTCGGCCTTTACCAACAATCTCGATGGCACGCCGCCGCAAAAGCTCGGCTTTGCTGCGCGGATCGCCATCAATCCGGCCATTCTCAGCGACAACCGGGCTCTGGTGCAGACCGATATTGGGCAGACGCTGGGGGATGCCAAGCGGCCCGAGTATATTCTCGACCAGCTCAAATCGATGAACTTCGTGTCGGGCGCGGCACCGGCCAGCAATGGCAGCCGCTACCAGCTCAATGGCACGGTAGAGCAGATGATTGACCAGGTGCTGAACTACCAGGGCACGACGATCGGCAGC includes:
- a CDS encoding flagellar hook-basal body complex protein, which produces MGIYGALSSAVTGLRAQSHALENISGNIANSQTTGYKRMETSFVDLIPDAPLKAQVPGAVLAQSRSTNNIQGDIQTSSNETFIALNTNGFFVVEPKVGQSDGNSVFAGSNYFTRRGDFEIDKDGLLVNGAGYYLKGLPIDPATGNISGSVPSVIKLSNAFLPANVTKTINYQANLPQLPKTANYKPTVPNSEMLQPWTFSNVSGTPQVPNRTGTNVITSLSPQPPRASGDTFVGTGDARTVINDGDVLAFGIGGQTYNLRFDTDGSASQVVTLLPGATPGTVAVGGTTSLRIAAGDLAGLHRSDTLNIGGTAIDFSDFSADAAGLEAAVEDKFSGSTATYNAATGQLDIVYAVGVRTADAAATGTGTTVNANGDVNTALASMQIELRALTGNNDLTVKLRNGKMEVFTGAASSATFSLASTRAAGTAAGQIFGLPNGSYSTAAINGANVADTPADLLVQNGQTMTVSVGGTTRNYRFDTDGSVTPGTNEVEINAGGTVAQMLAAIEADLQANGGVGASGARVRLEGGSVKIDFGDNHYYPATISGTAASAMGINGTFGAATGKVGNITAADADKFVAQSISGGAITVYAANGAPVNVQMRWAKVDSAATGGADTWNLFYLSDSTATGAATAWTNTGMNYQFDSNGSMVGTGTGSNVINNLTVNGVHIGEVELKHDTNGVSQFADVNGTVTVSTLNQNGYGAGEFLSVAITDSGRVVATYSNGERIEMAQVTTAQFNGVNSLKRLDGGVYQTTSESGEPIFDLSGSGIIGGALEASNTDISDEFTKLIITQQAYSAGTRIVSTADEMLQEALNMVR
- the flgK gene encoding flagellar hook-associated protein FlgK; this encodes MGLVTSLSNAVSGLRVNQDSISILSRNVANSGTPGYHRQSLNVIDYNSTNSTYARSAGVDRAFSQSLQTYYNRQVSDTASAGVTATYLNKLQGVLGKPGSAGSLDSMFGSFKNSLQALATSPDDYSARATVVASAQSMAQRLNELSGVIQGLRQETETRIANNVTDANAMLVSLDEVNKRMLDLGMTDTARASLLDQRDRLVASVAEVIDVQANYRADGTVALLTRSGVGLLDSGVSTFKFTTAGSLSATSQASLSTGESKVGTLTLTTPSGLSIDLVQQGVLQGGELAGLVTLRDKTLVEAQNQLDEIAAGMATAFSTITTPGSAVTNGAGAKGLVADVSSLQPGNDMLLNYSVNGVEQRVRVVNSTNGQDYVDASGQRVISVDLSDASAAAAVLQSKLPNLAVSSPSAGKIEVLAGGGGTIEVTKLTTRSTATATQAGALALPMFLDGGSAFTNNLDGTPPQKLGFAARIAINPAILSDNRALVQTDIGQTLGDAKRPEYILDQLKSMNFVSGAAPASNGSRYQLNGTVEQMIDQVLNYQGTTIGSAITQQQNRQLTLDTISTQMESEYGVNVDDEMARLTELQSAYAANARVISVVKELLDALFAST